A single region of the Amia ocellicauda isolate fAmiCal2 chromosome 8, fAmiCal2.hap1, whole genome shotgun sequence genome encodes:
- the LOC136755497 gene encoding granzyme K isoform X1, translating to MCSYGLVVVGFLCFLACCVPTAGSAAKIIGGKEVKEHPWMVSLQAPMHVCGGTLIKENWVLTAAHCSMYLKQDPTVVLGVHSLSKDKKQKRAGIAQMFQHPEFNSHTKWNDIMLIKLKKKVKKQKKTIMPKDLPHSGKDIKSGEKCNVTGWGMTYEHDKKISDTLQGAEVEIIDRRICNKYYNGNPTISVNMLCAADKYGKKDTCKGDSGGPLICSNNFVGVVSGGNGKKPGVYTQLTDKYLSWIKNVIKKNANVTAD from the exons ATGTGTTCTTACGGTCTGGTTGTCGTgggttttctgtgttttttagcTTGCTGTGTACCAACAG CAGGCTCAGCAGCAAAGATTATTGGAGGTAAAGAGGTAAAGGAACATCCTTGGATGGTTTCTCTCCAGGCCCCAATGCATGTCTGTGGAGGGACTTTGATTAAGGAAAACTGGGTCTTAACAGCAGCGCATTGCTCAAT GTACTTGAAACAAGACCCAACAGTCGTTCTTGGAGTTCATTCCCTCTCCAAGGATAAAAAACAGAAACGTGCTGGAATTGCGCAAATGTTTCAGCATCCAGAGTTTAACTCGCACACCAAATGGAATGACATCATGCTAATAAAG CTGAAGAAGAAAGTAAAGaagcaaaagaaaacaattatgCCAAAGGATCTTCCTCACTCTGGTAAAGACATCAAAAGTGGAGAAAAGTGCAACGTCACTGGCTGGGGAATGACGTACGAGCATGACAAGAAAATTTCAGACACCCTTCAAGGGGCTGAAGTGGAAATTATAGACAGACGAATCTGCAATAAATACTATAATGGAAACCCTACTATATCTGTGAATATGTTGTGTGCTGCAGATAAGTATGGGAAGAAAGATACATGCAaa GGGGATTCTGGTGGTCCGCTGATCTGTTCAAATAATTTTGTTGGAGTGGTCTCTGGcggaaatggaaagaaacccGGAGTTTACACACAGCTCACAGATAAATATCTTTCCTGGatcaaaaatgttataaagaAAAATGCCAATGTCACAGCAGATTAA
- the LOC136755497 gene encoding granzyme K isoform X2, which produces MCSYGLVVVGFLCFLACCVPTGSAAKIIGGKEVKEHPWMVSLQAPMHVCGGTLIKENWVLTAAHCSMYLKQDPTVVLGVHSLSKDKKQKRAGIAQMFQHPEFNSHTKWNDIMLIKLKKKVKKQKKTIMPKDLPHSGKDIKSGEKCNVTGWGMTYEHDKKISDTLQGAEVEIIDRRICNKYYNGNPTISVNMLCAADKYGKKDTCKGDSGGPLICSNNFVGVVSGGNGKKPGVYTQLTDKYLSWIKNVIKKNANVTAD; this is translated from the exons ATGTGTTCTTACGGTCTGGTTGTCGTgggttttctgtgttttttagcTTGCTGTGTACCAACAG GCTCAGCAGCAAAGATTATTGGAGGTAAAGAGGTAAAGGAACATCCTTGGATGGTTTCTCTCCAGGCCCCAATGCATGTCTGTGGAGGGACTTTGATTAAGGAAAACTGGGTCTTAACAGCAGCGCATTGCTCAAT GTACTTGAAACAAGACCCAACAGTCGTTCTTGGAGTTCATTCCCTCTCCAAGGATAAAAAACAGAAACGTGCTGGAATTGCGCAAATGTTTCAGCATCCAGAGTTTAACTCGCACACCAAATGGAATGACATCATGCTAATAAAG CTGAAGAAGAAAGTAAAGaagcaaaagaaaacaattatgCCAAAGGATCTTCCTCACTCTGGTAAAGACATCAAAAGTGGAGAAAAGTGCAACGTCACTGGCTGGGGAATGACGTACGAGCATGACAAGAAAATTTCAGACACCCTTCAAGGGGCTGAAGTGGAAATTATAGACAGACGAATCTGCAATAAATACTATAATGGAAACCCTACTATATCTGTGAATATGTTGTGTGCTGCAGATAAGTATGGGAAGAAAGATACATGCAaa GGGGATTCTGGTGGTCCGCTGATCTGTTCAAATAATTTTGTTGGAGTGGTCTCTGGcggaaatggaaagaaacccGGAGTTTACACACAGCTCACAGATAAATATCTTTCCTGGatcaaaaatgttataaagaAAAATGCCAATGTCACAGCAGATTAA